One window of Doryrhamphus excisus isolate RoL2022-K1 chromosome 13, RoL_Dexc_1.0, whole genome shotgun sequence genomic DNA carries:
- the brms1la gene encoding breast cancer metastasis-suppressor 1-like protein-A isoform X1: protein MPVHRDREKKENTAEEMEVEEQEQEGSSSEEEESDTSSVSEDGDSSEMDEEDCERRRMECLDEMSTLEKQFTDLKDQLYRERLTQVNSKLTEVEAGRAAEYLDPLAVLLENMQVRTKVAGIYKELCLESVKNKYECEIQAACQHWESEKLLLFDTVQSELEEKIRRLEEDRHSIDITSGNMQELWNDELTGRKKRRDALSPDKKRRRPSVVSGPYIVYMLPDLDILEDWTAIRKAVATLGPHRAKVDSDSTSFPFRADRNRPILNC, encoded by the exons ATGCCGGTGCACCGGGATCGGGAGAAGAAGGAAAACACAGCAGAGGAGATGGAGGTGGAGGAGCAGGAGCAGGAAGGCTCAAGCTCAGAGGAGGAAGAGTCAGACACCTCCTCTGTCTCAGAGGATGGAGACAGCTCGG AAATGGATGAGGAGGATTGTGAGCGGAGAAGGATGGAGTGTTTGGATGAAATGTCAACTCTAGAGAAACAGTTCACTGATCTTAAAGACCA GTTGTATCGGGAACGTCTCACTCAGGTTAACAGCAAGCTGACAGAGGTAGAGGCCGGCCGTGCAGCAGAATATTTGGATCCTCTAGCCGTGTTGTTGGAGAACATGCAGGTCCGCACCAAGGTGGCAG gcATCTACAAGGAGCTGTGTTTGGAGTCTGTGAAGAATAAGTACGAGTGTGAGATCCAGGCAGCGTGCCAGCACTGGGAG AGTGAAAAGCTGCTGCTGTTTGACACAGTTCAAAGTGAACTGGAGGAGAAGATCAGAAGACTAGAGGAAGACAGACACAGCATCGATATAACATCAGGTAACATGCAGG AGCTGTGGAATGACGAGCTAACAGGGAGGAAAAAGAGAAGAGATGCTTTAAGTCCTGATAAGAAGAGGAGACGACCTTCAGTGGTGTCTG GCCCTTATATAGTCTACATGCTTCCTGACTTGGACATCCTGGAGGACTGGACAGCTATCAGAAAG gcCGTTGCCACTCTGGGTCCCCACAGGGCGAAGGTGGATTCCGACAGCACCAGCTTCCCATTCAGAGCAGACAGAAACCGACCTATTCTCAACTGCTGA
- the brms1la gene encoding breast cancer metastasis-suppressor 1-like protein-A isoform X2, whose protein sequence is MPVHRDREKKENTAEEMEVEEQEQEGSSSEEEESDTSSVSEDGDSSEMDEEDCERRRMECLDEMSTLEKQFTDLKDQLYRERLTQVNSKLTEVEAGRAAEYLDPLAVLLENMQVRTKVAGIYKELCLESVKNKYECEIQAACQHWESEKLLLFDTVQSELEEKIRRLEEDRHSIDITSELWNDELTGRKKRRDALSPDKKRRRPSVVSGPYIVYMLPDLDILEDWTAIRKAVATLGPHRAKVDSDSTSFPFRADRNRPILNC, encoded by the exons ATGCCGGTGCACCGGGATCGGGAGAAGAAGGAAAACACAGCAGAGGAGATGGAGGTGGAGGAGCAGGAGCAGGAAGGCTCAAGCTCAGAGGAGGAAGAGTCAGACACCTCCTCTGTCTCAGAGGATGGAGACAGCTCGG AAATGGATGAGGAGGATTGTGAGCGGAGAAGGATGGAGTGTTTGGATGAAATGTCAACTCTAGAGAAACAGTTCACTGATCTTAAAGACCA GTTGTATCGGGAACGTCTCACTCAGGTTAACAGCAAGCTGACAGAGGTAGAGGCCGGCCGTGCAGCAGAATATTTGGATCCTCTAGCCGTGTTGTTGGAGAACATGCAGGTCCGCACCAAGGTGGCAG gcATCTACAAGGAGCTGTGTTTGGAGTCTGTGAAGAATAAGTACGAGTGTGAGATCCAGGCAGCGTGCCAGCACTGGGAG AGTGAAAAGCTGCTGCTGTTTGACACAGTTCAAAGTGAACTGGAGGAGAAGATCAGAAGACTAGAGGAAGACAGACACAGCATCGATATAACATCAG AGCTGTGGAATGACGAGCTAACAGGGAGGAAAAAGAGAAGAGATGCTTTAAGTCCTGATAAGAAGAGGAGACGACCTTCAGTGGTGTCTG GCCCTTATATAGTCTACATGCTTCCTGACTTGGACATCCTGGAGGACTGGACAGCTATCAGAAAG gcCGTTGCCACTCTGGGTCCCCACAGGGCGAAGGTGGATTCCGACAGCACCAGCTTCCCATTCAGAGCAGACAGAAACCGACCTATTCTCAACTGCTGA